A genomic window from Candidatus Eisenbacteria bacterium includes:
- a CDS encoding glycosyltransferase family 2 protein → MHGWTVPPWGMDVINTTSLVILIYFSALQLVLFGLLILSFFDMRRRLAQNFYADYEAVAKSHFTFPITVLVPAYNEAAGVIDSVRSVLSLDYPQHEVIVINDGSTDDTMERLRQEFRLERRDLVFRKSLEIKGAIRGLYRSATTPHLTVIDKEHAGKSDALNAGLNLSRYPLFCTIDADSLFQENALLRVVRPFLEDPDRVIAVGGQVRVANGCRVERGRVVEPRLPTNILAAFQVVEYLRAFVASRLGLSAMNNLLILSGVFSLFRKDVVIEVGGYRGGVVTEDMELVLRLHRRMREQRRPYAVVFLPDPICWTEVPETLGALARQRNRWYRGLIHSLWLHKSLLWGKHSGSLRWIGLPYYFFFEFMGPIVELVGYVLIPICYFLGILSPVFFWAFLFLSVTSGAFLSISSVFLEELSFGLYRSWGDFAQMVGIGVLENFSYRILTLFFRLGALVDIILGRGGWGKQERAGFGRAKPVPAQL, encoded by the coding sequence GTGCACGGCTGGACTGTTCCCCCCTGGGGGATGGATGTGATCAACACGACGAGCCTCGTCATCCTGATCTACTTCAGCGCGCTCCAGCTCGTGCTCTTCGGACTCCTGATTCTCTCCTTCTTCGACATGCGGCGCCGGCTCGCGCAGAACTTCTACGCCGACTATGAGGCCGTCGCCAAGTCCCACTTCACCTTCCCGATCACGGTCCTCGTGCCCGCGTACAACGAAGCGGCCGGCGTGATCGATTCGGTGCGCTCCGTTCTCTCGCTCGACTACCCGCAGCACGAGGTCATCGTCATCAACGACGGATCGACCGACGACACGATGGAGCGCCTGCGCCAGGAGTTCCGCCTGGAGCGGCGCGATCTGGTCTTCCGGAAGAGCCTCGAGATCAAGGGCGCGATCCGCGGCCTCTACCGATCGGCGACGACCCCGCATCTGACCGTCATCGATAAGGAGCACGCCGGCAAGAGCGACGCGCTGAACGCGGGGCTCAACCTGTCGCGCTACCCGCTCTTCTGCACGATCGACGCCGATTCGCTGTTTCAGGAAAACGCGCTCCTGCGCGTCGTGCGTCCGTTCCTCGAGGATCCGGATCGCGTGATCGCCGTGGGGGGCCAGGTGCGGGTCGCGAACGGATGCCGCGTCGAGCGCGGCCGGGTCGTCGAGCCGAGGCTGCCGACGAACATTCTCGCCGCGTTTCAGGTGGTCGAGTATCTCCGCGCATTCGTGGCGAGCCGCCTTGGCCTCTCCGCGATGAACAACCTTCTCATCCTCTCCGGCGTCTTTAGCCTCTTCCGGAAGGACGTGGTGATCGAGGTGGGCGGCTACCGCGGGGGAGTGGTGACGGAGGACATGGAGCTGGTGCTCCGCCTGCATCGCAGGATGCGCGAGCAGCGCCGTCCCTATGCGGTCGTCTTCCTCCCGGATCCGATCTGCTGGACGGAGGTGCCCGAAACCCTCGGCGCCCTCGCGCGCCAGCGAAACCGGTGGTACCGCGGGCTCATCCACTCGCTCTGGCTCCACAAGTCGCTGCTCTGGGGGAAACACTCGGGCTCGCTCCGCTGGATCGGGCTCCCGTACTATTTCTTCTTCGAATTCATGGGGCCGATCGTGGAGTTGGTGGGTTACGTCCTGATTCCGATCTGCTACTTTCTCGGTATTCTTTCGCCCGTCTTTTTCTGGGCGTTCCTCTTCCTCTCCGTGACCTCGGGCGCCTTTCTGTCGATCTCCTCGGTCTTCCTGGAAGAGCTCTCCTTCGGTCTCTACCGCTCCTGGGGTGATTTCGCCCAGATGGTCGGCATCGGCGTCCTCGAGAACTTCTCCTACCGCATCCTCACTCTCTTCTTTCGCTTAGGCGCCTTGGTGGATATCATCTTAGGGCGTGGTGGCTGGGGGAAGCAGGAGCGCGCCGGATTCGGACGCGCGAAGCCCGTTCCCGCACAACTCTAA
- a CDS encoding HEAT repeat domain-containing protein: MIHFETLIVTLGLLLGIVALTTIAAIANKVYSNREADSKRRFLDELRRAFLKLRSPDGQREAMAVIVRSMTGRWSELAAVEISQLELPLRLDVLRHLEEAGIVARLLRDAKSRLKWNRAHALRILGELKLPMSIPTLLHALDDKDPDVRNVAARSLGRMKLQAAEEALIALLGKHDQAVSARIAAICIEMGPRTAPLLIKTLRDGTPKARFWAARILGEIADPRAARSVSEALQDTDPDVRSAAVWAIGMIADRSSAPTIAPLLQDPVWYVRAHAAEALGKIADPSFASSLGEALRDQSWWVRRNALEALVRVGEAAKPALMTALESEDRFARDSAVEALASLGVTAIAPRREGA, encoded by the coding sequence GGTCTATTCGAATCGCGAGGCCGATTCCAAGAGACGTTTCCTCGATGAGCTGCGCCGCGCGTTCCTGAAGCTTCGATCCCCCGACGGGCAGCGGGAGGCGATGGCGGTGATCGTGCGCTCGATGACCGGCCGGTGGTCGGAGCTCGCCGCGGTGGAGATCAGCCAGCTCGAGCTCCCGCTACGGCTCGACGTGCTGCGCCACCTGGAGGAGGCCGGCATCGTGGCCCGCCTCCTCCGCGACGCGAAGAGCCGCCTCAAATGGAATCGCGCGCACGCGCTCCGGATCCTGGGCGAGCTCAAGCTTCCCATGTCCATTCCGACGCTGCTCCACGCGCTCGACGACAAGGACCCCGACGTCCGCAACGTGGCCGCCCGGTCCCTCGGGCGGATGAAGCTCCAGGCCGCCGAGGAGGCCCTGATCGCGCTCCTGGGCAAGCACGATCAGGCGGTCTCGGCGCGGATCGCCGCGATCTGTATCGAGATGGGACCCCGCACCGCTCCGCTCCTGATCAAGACCCTTCGCGACGGCACTCCCAAGGCCCGCTTCTGGGCGGCGCGGATCCTGGGCGAAATCGCGGATCCCCGGGCGGCGCGCTCCGTCAGCGAGGCGCTCCAGGATACCGACCCGGATGTCCGCTCGGCCGCCGTCTGGGCGATCGGGATGATCGCGGACCGGTCGAGCGCGCCGACGATCGCTCCGCTTCTCCAGGATCCGGTCTGGTATGTCCGGGCTCACGCGGCGGAGGCCCTGGGGAAGATCGCCGACCCGTCGTTCGCGAGCTCCCTCGGGGAGGCGCTCCGAGACCAGTCGTGGTGGGTGCGTCGGAACGCGCTCGAGGCGCTGGTCCGCGTGGGAGAGGCAGCGAAGCCGGCGCTCATGACCGCCCTGGAGAGCGAGGACCGGTTCGCACGCGACAGCGCCGTGGAGGCGCTCGCATCCCTGGGAGTCACCGCGATCGCGCCCAGGCGGGAAGGAGCCTAA